The following proteins are co-located in the Rhea pennata isolate bPtePen1 chromosome 2, bPtePen1.pri, whole genome shotgun sequence genome:
- the PALS2 gene encoding protein PALS2, translating to MQQVLDNLTDLPTSTGAEEIDLIFLKGIMENPIVRSLAKAHERLEDSKLEAVSDNNLELVNEILEDISPLVNKDENIAELVGILKEPHFQSLLEAHDIVASKCYDSPPSSPEINNSSVNNQIVPVDAIRILGIHKRAGEPLGVTFRVENNDLVIARILHGGMIDRQGLLHVGDIIKEVNGHEVGNNPKELQELLKNISGSVTLKILPSYRDTVVPQQVFVKCHFDYNPYNDNLIPCKEAGLKFSKGEILQIVNREDPNWWQASHVKEGGSAGLIPSQFLEEKRKAFVRRDWDNSGPFCGTISSKKKKKMMYLTTRNAEFDRHEIQIYEEVAKMPPFQRKTLVLIGAQGVGRRSLKNRFIVLNPTRFGTTVPFTSRKPRDDEKDGQAYRFVSRAEMETDIKAGRYLEHGEYEGNLYGTKIDSILEVVQTGRTCILDVNPQALKVLRTSEFMPYVVFIAAPELETLRAMHKAVVDAGITTKLLTDTDLKKTVDESARIQRAYNHYFDLTIINDNLDKAFEKLQTAIERLRLEPQWVPISWVY from the exons ATGCAGCAGGTCCTGGATAATCTTACTGATCTACCAACATCAACAGGAGCTGAAGAAATCGACTTGATTTTTCTCAAAGGAATTATGGAAAACCCTATTGTAAGATCTCTTGCTAAG gcTCATGAAAGGTTGGAAGATTCTAAACTGGAGGCTGTCAGTGACAACAACTTGGAGTTGGTGAATGAAATTCTTGAAGACATCAGTCCCTTAgtaaataaagatgaaaatattgcagaattAGTTGGAATACTCAAGGAACCTCATTTTCAG TCACTTTTGGAAGCACATGATATTGTAGCTTCAAAATGTTATGATTCCCCTCCTTCTAGTCCAGAAATCAATAATTCTTCAGTGAACAACCAGATCGTTCCAGTAGATGCTATTCGTATCCTTGGTATTCACAAAAGAGCAGGAGAACCGCTG GGTGTTACATTTAGAGTTGAGAACAATGATCTGGTAATAGCACGAATCCTGCATGGCGGAATGATAGATCGACAAGGTCTTCTGCATGTAGGTGACATCATTAAAGAGGTAAATGGCCACGAGGTTGGAAACAATCCAAAAGAATTGCAGgaactgctgaaaaatattagTGGGAGTGTCACTCTGAAGATTCTCCCCAGCTATAGAGACACTGTTGTTCCTCAACAG GTTTTTGTGAAGTGTCATTTTGATTATAATCCATATAATGACAACCTCATCCCATGCAAAGAAGCAGGTTTGAAATTTTCTAAAGGAGAAATTCTTCAGATTGTAAACCGGGAAGATCCAAATTGGTGGCAG GCTAGTCACGTCAAAGAAGGAGGAAGTGCAGGACTTATTCCTAGCCAGTTCCTcgaagaaaaaagaaaggcatttgTTAGGAGGGACTGGGACAACTCAG ggCCTTTCTGTGGAACCATaagtagcaaaaaaaagaaaaagatgatgtaTCTCACCACAAGAAATGCAG AATTTGATCGCCATGAAATCCAGATATATGAGGAAGTAGCCAAAATGCCtccttttcagaggaaaacacTGGTATTAATTGGTGCCCAAGGAGTGGGGCGAAGAAGCttgaagaacaggtttataGTACTGAATCCCACTAGGTTTGGAACTACAGTGCCAT ttaCTTCACGAAAGCCAAGAGATGATGAAAAGGATGGGCAAGCATACAGATTTGTGTCACGAGCTGAAATGGAGACTGATATTAAAGCTGGCAGGTATTTGGAGCATGGAGAGTATGAAGGAAATCTTTATGGCACCAAAATTGATTCCATCCTTGAAGTTGTTCAGACTGGAAGGACCTGCATTTTGGATGTGAACCCACAG GCACTGAAAGTACTGAGGACTTCAGAATTCATGCCCTATGTAGTGTTCATTGCTGCTCCAGAATTGGAGACTTTGCGTGCTATGCATAAGGCTGTGGTAGATGCTGGAATTACAACCAAACTTCTCACT GacactgatttgaaaaaaacagtggaTGAAAGTGCACGGATCCAGAGAGCGTACAACCACTATTTTGATCTGACCATTATAAATGACAACCTAGACAAAGCCTTTGAGAAGCTACAGACTGCTATAGAGAGACTGAGACTAGAACCTCAGTGGGTCCCAATTAGCTGGGTATATTGA